One Leptolyngbya sp. FACHB-261 genomic window carries:
- a CDS encoding SDR family oxidoreductase, whose translation MPRLIVVTGVSQGLGRVMTEHFAQAGHTVLGCARSQAAIEQLRQQLGSPHDFAMVDVAADAQVAGWAERLLANYGPPDLLINNAALINALAPLWQVSAEEFSRLIDVNIKGVANVIRHFVPAMIERRRGVIVNFSSGWGRSASAEVAPYCASKWAIEGLTRALAQELPQGMAAVALNPGIIHTDMLDVCFGEEAADYPDPETWARKAVPFILKLQPKDNGLPLTAPI comes from the coding sequence ATGCCACGGTTGATTGTGGTGACCGGGGTGAGTCAGGGTTTGGGGCGAGTGATGACTGAGCACTTTGCCCAGGCAGGACACACGGTGCTGGGCTGTGCCCGTTCGCAGGCAGCAATAGAGCAGCTGAGGCAACAGTTGGGCAGTCCTCACGACTTTGCCATGGTCGATGTTGCAGCAGATGCTCAGGTCGCAGGTTGGGCTGAGCGTCTGCTGGCTAATTATGGTCCTCCGGATCTGCTGATTAACAATGCAGCATTGATTAATGCTTTGGCGCCACTGTGGCAGGTCAGCGCTGAGGAATTTTCTCGCCTTATTGATGTAAATATCAAAGGTGTTGCCAATGTCATTCGTCACTTCGTGCCCGCCATGATTGAGCGGCGACGTGGTGTTATTGTCAACTTCAGTTCGGGTTGGGGTCGCTCAGCGTCAGCCGAAGTTGCTCCCTACTGTGCTTCTAAATGGGCCATTGAAGGGCTAACTCGCGCCTTGGCTCAGGAACTACCGCAGGGCATGGCGGCAGTTGCTCTCAATCCTGGCATCATTCATACTGACATGTTGGACGTTTGCTTTGGTGAAGAAGCAGCTGACTATCCAGATCCAGAAACCTGGGCCCGCAAAGCAGTTCCTTTTATCTTGAAGTTGCAGCCCAAAGACAATGGTTTGCCCTTGACGGCTCCTATTTAG
- the dnaK gene encoding molecular chaperone DnaK — protein MGKIVGIDLGTTNSVVAVMEGGRPVVIANTEGQRTTPSVVGFSKDGERLVGQMARRQSVLNPQNTFYSVKRFIGRKYSELNPESKRVAYTIRRDDTGNIKIKCPRLERDFAPEEISAMVLRKLADEASKYLGVPVTGAVITVPAYFDDSQRQATRDAGRIAGLEVKRILNEPTAASLAYGLDKKTSETVLVFDLGGGTFDVSILEVGDGVFEVKATSGDTQLGGNDFDDAVVDWLAEQFLRDEGIDLRKDRQALQRLTEASEKAKIELSNVSETMINLPFITATQEGPKHLDARLTRSQFEQLTEHLLERVRGPVEKALRDSGLSRNRIDEVVMVGGSTRIPAVQALVRELVGKEPNQSVNPDEVVAVGAAVQAGVLAGEVRDLLLLDVTPLSIGLETIGGITNKLIPRNTTVPTRKSKVFSTAEDNQPLVEVHVVQGEREMADDNKSLGRFKLQGIEPAPRGMPQIEVTFDLDANGILNVSAQDLNTGREKRVTIQGASTLKPEEVGRMIRDAEASANTDRQRRDRIEKRNKGESFIYQAERQLKDLSLGYDGYQISSELRTRIETLVRELRAGLERDDDGLIDRKQSELQEALYDLSRELYQQREAEESDWFGGGGGREEERYSRSSGDDDFDWDDIPDEPPPRNDYSRGRAPADRLSDRPSREPAPERSSREPAPYRDRNDDYSRPRSRPAPPPSRPQSSKPSKDAWDDDGWGNDDDDWV, from the coding sequence ATGGGAAAGATCGTTGGCATTGACCTAGGTACAACCAACTCTGTGGTGGCCGTCATGGAGGGCGGACGCCCAGTTGTTATCGCAAACACTGAGGGACAACGCACAACCCCTTCAGTGGTTGGCTTCAGTAAGGATGGCGAGCGCTTGGTGGGGCAAATGGCCCGCCGTCAGTCAGTGCTCAATCCGCAGAATACCTTTTACTCAGTGAAACGCTTCATCGGGCGTAAGTACAGCGAACTCAACCCGGAGTCGAAGCGAGTCGCTTACACAATCCGTCGCGATGACACCGGCAATATCAAGATTAAGTGTCCACGCCTAGAGCGAGATTTCGCGCCGGAAGAAATCTCCGCCATGGTCCTGCGCAAACTCGCAGACGAGGCTAGTAAATATTTGGGCGTACCGGTGACCGGAGCAGTGATCACCGTTCCTGCCTATTTTGACGACTCACAGCGGCAGGCAACCCGGGACGCGGGACGCATTGCTGGCTTGGAAGTCAAGCGTATCCTTAACGAACCTACAGCCGCTTCTCTAGCCTACGGTTTAGATAAAAAGACGAGCGAAACGGTTCTGGTCTTTGATCTGGGCGGCGGCACCTTTGACGTGTCCATCTTGGAGGTCGGCGACGGCGTTTTTGAGGTTAAAGCGACCAGTGGCGATACTCAACTCGGTGGCAATGACTTTGATGATGCTGTTGTTGATTGGCTAGCCGAGCAATTTCTACGAGACGAAGGTATTGACCTGCGCAAGGACCGTCAGGCCCTACAACGCCTGACCGAAGCTTCGGAGAAAGCCAAGATCGAGCTGTCTAACGTCAGCGAGACGATGATCAATCTGCCCTTCATCACAGCAACCCAGGAAGGGCCAAAGCATCTAGACGCGCGCCTGACTCGGTCTCAGTTTGAGCAGTTGACCGAACACTTGCTAGAGCGAGTGCGGGGTCCGGTTGAGAAGGCGTTGCGAGACTCTGGGCTCAGCCGTAACCGCATTGATGAAGTCGTGATGGTCGGTGGCTCTACCCGAATTCCGGCGGTGCAAGCACTGGTGCGGGAGCTAGTGGGTAAAGAGCCTAACCAAAGCGTCAACCCTGACGAGGTGGTGGCAGTTGGTGCAGCTGTTCAAGCTGGCGTACTAGCGGGTGAAGTCAGAGACCTGCTGCTGCTAGACGTGACGCCACTTTCGATCGGCTTGGAGACGATTGGTGGCATTACCAACAAGCTCATTCCTCGCAACACCACGGTGCCCACCCGCAAATCTAAGGTCTTCTCAACGGCTGAGGATAACCAGCCGTTAGTAGAAGTGCATGTGGTCCAGGGTGAGCGCGAGATGGCGGATGATAATAAGTCCCTAGGCCGCTTCAAGCTGCAAGGCATTGAGCCTGCACCCCGGGGGATGCCTCAGATTGAAGTGACCTTCGACTTGGATGCCAATGGCATTCTTAACGTCTCAGCCCAGGATCTCAACACTGGGCGCGAGAAGCGAGTCACCATCCAGGGAGCTTCAACCCTCAAGCCAGAGGAAGTGGGTCGGATGATCCGCGACGCTGAAGCCTCCGCCAACACCGACCGGCAACGCCGCGACCGCATTGAGAAGCGCAACAAAGGCGAGAGCTTTATCTATCAGGCTGAGCGCCAACTCAAGGATCTGAGCCTGGGCTACGACGGCTATCAAATCTCTAGTGAGCTGCGGACTCGGATTGAAACCTTAGTCCGAGAGCTACGCGCTGGTCTCGAACGAGACGACGATGGCCTGATTGACCGCAAGCAGTCCGAGTTGCAAGAGGCACTTTACGATCTGTCACGAGAACTCTATCAACAGCGTGAGGCTGAAGAGTCTGACTGGTTTGGCGGTGGCGGCGGTCGTGAAGAAGAGCGCTACTCCCGCTCCTCTGGCGACGATGACTTCGACTGGGATGACATTCCTGACGAACCACCACCGCGCAACGACTACTCGCGGGGACGAGCCCCTGCTGATCGCCTCTCTGATCGCCCGAGTCGTGAACCTGCTCCTGAGCGTTCTAGCCGTGAGCCTGCTCCCTACCGGGATCGGAACGATGACTACTCCCGTCCCCGTAGTCGTCCCGCGCCTCCTCCCTCCCGTCCTCAATCTTCAAAGCCGTCCAAGGACGCTTGGGATGATGATGGATGGGGTAACGACGACGATGACTGGGTATAA
- a CDS encoding DUF751 family protein: protein MAEFWRNVARYPQFFITIVLGIFWVAAEPLLPLFKKPVTAVALVTALVGVLAFFALTLQAMLGLAPAA from the coding sequence ATGGCAGAGTTCTGGAGAAATGTTGCTCGCTACCCCCAGTTTTTCATCACGATTGTGCTGGGTATCTTTTGGGTCGCAGCTGAACCCCTGTTGCCCCTCTTTAAAAAGCCTGTGACGGCTGTTGCACTGGTCACTGCCTTGGTTGGTGTGTTGGCCTTTTTTGCCCTAACCCTTCAGGCGATGTTAGGTCTGGCGCCAGCAGCCTAG
- the rbfA gene encoding 30S ribosome-binding factor RbfA, protein MATDRRVSRVSEQLKREISQMLLNGIKDDRVGTGMVSVTDVEVSGDLQKAKVFVSIYGTDEAREATMAGLRSATGYVRSEIGHRVRLRRTPEIVFLEDRSIERGTRVLSLINRLNQPKEESDSVEAADADIDIDRDLDETTHQD, encoded by the coding sequence ATGGCAACCGATCGACGTGTCTCGCGAGTCTCTGAGCAGCTCAAGCGCGAGATTAGCCAGATGCTGCTGAATGGCATCAAGGATGACCGGGTGGGGACTGGCATGGTTAGCGTCACCGATGTCGAGGTGTCGGGTGATCTGCAAAAAGCCAAGGTATTCGTAAGTATCTACGGAACCGACGAAGCTCGGGAAGCGACCATGGCTGGGCTTAGGTCAGCCACAGGTTACGTACGTAGCGAAATCGGGCACCGGGTGCGCCTACGGCGCACGCCAGAGATTGTATTTCTGGAGGACCGCTCTATTGAGCGTGGGACGCGCGTGCTTTCCCTGATCAATCGCCTCAATCAGCCTAAAGAAGAATCAGACTCGGTTGAGGCTGCCGACGCAGACATTGATATTGATAGAGACCTTGACGAAACGACTCATCAAGACTAA
- a CDS encoding DnaJ C-terminal domain-containing protein gives MQNFRNYYDILGVSRDASIDDIKKAYRKLARKYHPDLNPDDKAAEERFKDVGEAYEVLSDPTKRAQYDQYGKYWKQGGFQGGNARRAPQQPSSNGWSGGDFDTSTYGDVDFSRFSDFQEFIDSLLGRFRTSDGGPGGGGGGPEAERSYTYRPSGQTYTTGPRTSTRRDAEAKLNLPLVRAYTGGRERIRLEDGRSLEINMPSGMTTGQRVRLRGQGPSGGDLYLVITVLPHSFFKLEGSDIQCQVPISPAEAALGRQIEVPTLDGPVSVNVPAGVKSGQRLRLAGKGYPKVNSVRGDQFVELQIVVPRSLSARERELYEQLQKVQSPDLRANLVG, from the coding sequence ATGCAAAACTTCCGCAATTACTACGACATCCTGGGCGTCAGCCGCGATGCCTCGATTGATGACATCAAGAAGGCATATCGCAAACTGGCCCGAAAGTATCACCCAGACTTGAACCCTGACGACAAGGCAGCGGAAGAGCGCTTCAAGGACGTTGGCGAAGCCTATGAAGTGCTCTCTGACCCTACGAAGCGAGCGCAGTACGACCAGTACGGCAAGTACTGGAAACAGGGCGGATTCCAGGGTGGCAATGCCCGCCGTGCACCACAGCAACCCAGCAGCAATGGTTGGTCGGGTGGCGACTTCGATACCAGCACCTATGGAGATGTTGATTTCAGTCGTTTTTCTGACTTCCAAGAGTTTATCGACAGCTTGCTGGGCCGCTTTCGGACCAGTGATGGGGGTCCCGGCGGGGGTGGGGGCGGACCTGAGGCTGAACGCAGCTACACCTACCGGCCAAGCGGCCAAACTTACACCACGGGTCCGCGCACCAGCACGCGGCGTGATGCTGAGGCAAAGTTAAATTTGCCGTTAGTGCGGGCCTATACCGGTGGTCGGGAGCGCATTCGCTTGGAAGATGGGCGTTCCTTGGAGATCAACATGCCCTCAGGCATGACCACAGGCCAACGGGTCCGCTTACGGGGCCAGGGTCCATCAGGGGGCGACCTCTACCTGGTGATCACGGTGCTGCCCCACAGCTTCTTTAAGCTGGAGGGCTCAGATATCCAGTGTCAGGTTCCCATTAGCCCAGCAGAGGCGGCTTTGGGGAGACAGATCGAGGTACCCACTCTGGATGGGCCAGTCAGTGTTAATGTGCCGGCGGGCGTGAAGTCAGGGCAACGTTTACGTCTAGCAGGTAAGGGCTATCCCAAAGTCAATAGCGTTCGCGGTGACCAGTTTGTAGAGCTGCAGATTGTCGTACCCCGATCGCTGTCCGCCCGCGAACGCGAACTGTACGAGCAACTGCAAAAAGTTCAATCTCCAGACCTACGAGCTAATCTCGTCGGTTAA
- a CDS encoding DUF481 domain-containing protein — MATLLFAALGWPTLATAEDLKSIAQAHSTPSSVDTNRSMLEFLSESLEAANQIEDRVARSTVLSEIASQYAKIGQTERAIQVLSQALETANTIPEPSEQAPVLMALATRYAELGQADSATRVLEQALTVINRIEEMTTRVNLLSTIALKYASLGRSDTAAEILSRTLTEVALQAAPTDPDRANQNLAQASEVAQLIGNLPTRVSVLSEIATAYTQTGQADLGAQLLDQAIASIDASGAVAAAENKPTAPVTQPVTQAAAQRPFLEPIPLRGRVGLSGNLNTEATTTSLIGLSANVLRQWSRERVEARFNVANDFDSNRRPYNEQFLGDFSSQYRYYVSQYSYTYVRLEALRDIRNSIKLRASLFPGFGWNLWRRSEFQSLDLEGGFGVQYENSGPKLSDTRTRFNPTVLQVAVIYRSLLFEDVRFTQRFEANTPFNQFEDYNLASTTAFSIPFGEQWSLTNAVIFKFDGTPPNNTPNLNVNFRVGVEYSF; from the coding sequence ATGGCAACGCTATTGTTTGCTGCTCTAGGTTGGCCAACCCTTGCTACGGCTGAGGATTTGAAGTCTATTGCGCAAGCTCACTCCACGCCCTCTTCTGTTGATACCAATCGCTCGATGCTAGAGTTTCTGTCTGAGAGTTTGGAGGCGGCAAACCAGATCGAAGATCGAGTGGCCCGCTCAACAGTCTTATCGGAAATAGCCAGTCAATACGCCAAGATTGGGCAGACAGAAAGAGCCATTCAAGTTCTGTCCCAAGCCTTAGAAACGGCAAATACAATTCCAGAGCCTAGCGAGCAAGCACCTGTCTTGATGGCACTAGCCACTCGGTACGCTGAGCTTGGGCAGGCTGATAGTGCGACCCGGGTACTTGAACAAGCCCTGACGGTGATTAACCGCATTGAGGAAATGACCACTAGGGTCAATTTACTCTCTACCATTGCCCTCAAATATGCCAGTTTGGGCCGTAGCGATACTGCTGCAGAAATTCTGTCCCGGACATTGACTGAAGTTGCCCTTCAAGCTGCACCAACGGATCCGGATCGAGCCAACCAAAATCTAGCTCAGGCTTCAGAGGTTGCTCAGCTCATTGGCAATCTTCCTACACGGGTGAGTGTACTCTCTGAGATTGCAACTGCCTATACCCAAACGGGACAGGCTGATCTCGGTGCCCAGCTTCTGGATCAGGCAATAGCCAGCATTGATGCCAGTGGAGCCGTTGCGGCAGCTGAAAACAAACCGACTGCCCCCGTCACCCAACCAGTCACCCAAGCCGCCGCTCAGCGGCCGTTTCTTGAACCGATTCCATTGCGAGGCAGGGTTGGTTTAAGTGGCAATCTGAACACTGAGGCAACGACTACCAGCTTGATCGGCTTGTCGGCCAATGTTTTACGTCAATGGTCCCGAGAACGAGTTGAAGCTAGATTCAATGTTGCCAATGATTTTGATAGCAATCGTCGACCTTATAACGAACAATTCCTTGGAGATTTTAGTAGTCAATATCGATATTATGTCAGTCAGTATTCCTATACTTATGTTCGACTGGAAGCGCTGAGGGATATTCGTAATAGCATCAAATTGCGAGCCAGTTTATTTCCTGGTTTTGGCTGGAATTTGTGGCGGCGGAGCGAATTTCAGAGCCTTGATTTAGAAGGTGGCTTTGGGGTTCAGTACGAAAATAGCGGCCCTAAGCTCTCAGACACGCGCACTCGCTTCAATCCCACCGTACTTCAGGTTGCGGTCATCTACAGAAGTCTTTTGTTTGAGGATGTTCGATTCACCCAAAGATTTGAAGCTAATACTCCCTTCAATCAGTTTGAAGATTACAACCTAGCTTCCACTACGGCCTTTTCCATTCCCTTTGGTGAGCAGTGGTCATTGACCAATGCCGTGATTTTCAAGTTTGATGGCACACCGCCCAACAACACGCCTAACTTGAACGTCAATTTTAGAGTTGGTGTAGAATACTCGTTTTAA